The following coding sequences are from one Carassius gibelio isolate Cgi1373 ecotype wild population from Czech Republic chromosome B7, carGib1.2-hapl.c, whole genome shotgun sequence window:
- the nsun6 gene encoding tRNA (cytosine(72)-C(5))-methyltransferase NSUN6 isoform X2 → MSVFPQLSMNPDVREHLRSVYTNNEQERCPSVSTHPQLPDVLLLPVHGPRSVDPLASEVIVGAQCGNAVLRGAHVFTPGILSTPKYMKVGEVVSVFSDVERKCTRGAKEFKGKKVFLGNGISEVDRSEIFSSDGPGKGVAVRMTEPLYQSPSFDGVLTDQLFLQNLPSVVVGHVLGPRPGERILDMCAAPGGKTTHIASLMGNQGTVVALEKVRSKMEKLVQNAEMLQLDCIKAYCCNSVHAVSSDPTQCSADGPPYPEESFDRVLLDAPCSGLGQRPNMSYSCSLREVCSYQPLQRKLFTTAVRLLKRGGVLVYSTCTVTLAENEEQVSWALRTFPGLTLEPQLPVLGSEGMSGAGLSRDQRRLLQRFRPELVWRGAGVPHSPESLLHNANADTIGFFIAKFMKR, encoded by the exons CAGGAAAGATGTCCATCAGTTTCCACTCACCCACAGCTTCCAGATGTTCTGCTGCTTCCAGTCCACGGCCCTCG gtCTGTGGATCCGCTGGCCTCTGAAGTGATAGTGGGCGCTCAGTGTGGTAATGCTGTCCTTCGAGGAGCTCATGTGTTCACGCCTGGCATCCTCAGCACACCAAAGT ACATGAAAGTGGGCGAGGTGGTGTCTGTTTTCTCTGATGTGGAGAGGAAGTGCACACGCGGAGCCAAAGAGTTCAAGGGAAAGAAGGTGTTTCTGGGTAACGGGATTTCGGAGGTGGATCGCTCGGAGATATTCAGCTCAGATGGACCCGGGAA ggGTGTTGCGGTTCGAATGACTGAGCCTCTCTATCAAAGCCCTTCCTTTGATGGTGTTCTCACAGATCAGCTCTTTCTGCAG AACCTGCCGTCTGTGGTCGTGGGTCATGTTTTAGGACCTCGTCCGGGAGAGCGGATCCTGGACATGTGTGCCGCTCCTGGAGGAAAGACCACACACATCGCTTCTCTCATGGGAAACCAG GGTACTGTTGTGGCCTTGGAAAAAGTCCGATCCAAAATGGAGAAGTTGGTTCAGAACGCAGAGATGCTGCAGTTGGACTGTATTAAAGCATACTGCTGTAACAGTGTGCATGCGGTGAGCTCAGATCCCACTCAGTGCagtgca GACGGTCCCCCGTATCCTGAGGAGAGTTTTGACCGGGTATTATTAGACGCTCCCTGCAGTGGTTTGGGTCAGAGACCCAACATGAGCTACAGCTGCAGTCTGAGAGAAGTCTGTTCCTACCAGCCTCTGCAGAGAAAACTCTTCACTACG GCTGTGCGTTTGTTGAAAAGAGGAGGTGTTTTGGTGTACAGCACGTGCACCGTGACGCTTGCGGAGAATGAAGAGCAGGTCTCCTGGGCTCTCAGGACCTTCCCCGGTCTAACACTAGAGCCGCAG CTGCCTGTTTTAGGATCGGAGGGGATGTCGGGAGCGGGTCTGTCACGTGACCAGCGGCGGCTGCTACAGAGGTTTAGACCAGAATTAGTTTGGAGAGGAGCAGGCGTCCCACATTCCCCCGAGAGCCTCCTACACAACGCCAACGCAGATACTATCGGCTTCTTCATTGCCAAGTTCATGAAAAGGTAG